A genome region from Myxococcota bacterium includes the following:
- a CDS encoding AEC family transporter — MTAQMMVSLLLKALGPVAFGIALGYLAGRMKLISEEGARNFSGYVVTFALPILLFVSAFNFTPAQLEDPPYILAIVFSLVGIFVLGGLIGHWVFKLPVAETGLFACNSGFPDMAFFGLPVLLAVVGAGALLPVIIGNLVTSIVMVPIIVFMLQQGSARASVLSMVLGTLKQPVVWAPVLGLVLVLAGIKLPLAATDSLQLIGGTAGGIALFTLGVILSRLPFQFNLSVLAVVVLKNIVMPLAALMLCRLLSVESSLAKGVVIIAACPSGTIGAMLSSKFSVGQRSIPAEILASNAIGIVSMAVWVAMVSVAF; from the coding sequence ATGACGGCGCAAATGATGGTCTCTCTGCTTTTGAAGGCTTTAGGGCCGGTTGCTTTTGGGATCGCGCTTGGCTATTTGGCGGGCCGAATGAAGCTCATTTCTGAAGAAGGCGCCCGCAATTTTTCAGGTTATGTCGTTACTTTTGCCTTGCCTATTTTGCTTTTTGTTAGCGCCTTTAACTTCACGCCAGCTCAACTGGAAGATCCTCCTTATATCTTGGCAATTGTGTTTTCCTTGGTGGGAATCTTTGTTCTGGGTGGGCTGATCGGCCATTGGGTTTTCAAGCTGCCTGTAGCAGAAACAGGTTTATTTGCCTGCAATAGCGGCTTTCCCGATATGGCCTTCTTCGGACTACCGGTTTTGTTAGCGGTGGTTGGGGCAGGAGCTCTGTTGCCTGTCATTATAGGTAATTTGGTCACCAGTATTGTCATGGTGCCGATCATTGTATTTATGCTCCAGCAAGGCAGTGCCAGGGCATCAGTACTTTCGATGGTGCTAGGTACACTGAAACAGCCAGTCGTATGGGCTCCTGTGCTGGGTTTGGTTTTGGTATTGGCAGGAATCAAATTACCATTGGCCGCAACGGATTCTTTGCAGCTAATTGGCGGCACTGCGGGCGGGATAGCATTGTTTACCCTGGGTGTGATTCTTTCCAGATTGCCCTTTCAGTTCAATTTATCCGTGCTGGCTGTGGTTGTTTTAAAAAATATCGTCATGCCATTGGCAGCGTTGATGCTATGTCGACTGCTCAGTGTTGAGTCTAGTTTGGCCAAAGGGGTTGTGATTATCGCGGCTTGTCCCTCTGGTACTATTGGCGCAATGCTATCATCGAAATTTTCAGTTGGTCAGCGAAGCATTCCTGCCGAAATTCTTGCGAGCAACGCTATTGGAATCGTTTCCATGGCGGTTTGGGTCGCCATGGTATCTGTCGCTTTTTAA